A window of the Cystobacter fuscus genome harbors these coding sequences:
- a CDS encoding serine/threonine-protein kinase — MMADLDSTFHILPHKEHTPSRDVPARVQVSPGVLAGEYVLKAVLASGGHGAVYEAEHRILGRRAAVKVLHPHLTDQGEMLQRFVREARVVNQIRHPHIVDVYDFGMLPDGSPYYVMELLPGRTLSQLLHERGRLSPERALAFLEPVCEALEAAHRAGVVHRDLKASNVAVVSEGEPPVVKLLDFGIAKFIHPEPGQEGLTIAGQRLGTSQAMAPEQFRSGSIGPTTDVYALGVLLYQMLTGHYPFQSDDRLEVERMHLEAPPPRPSTEAPVPPAVDAVVLRCLEKEAEHRYPDVDSFRTALREAVLPASTTRLTAISRSVRAFALHAEVVIEEGAEDDAAYTTVSEVLDGLEQDLRAAGFVLAVQTGMALLGVRPLDEPPRTGARELLETAHQLHERAQARARGTRVSVRACVHVGQVDARRGPEGIDITGGPLADIAGWVVRDTNGLGITPAAARA; from the coding sequence ATGATGGCGGACCTGGATAGCACCTTCCACATCCTTCCCCACAAAGAGCATACACCGTCTCGGGATGTACCTGCCCGAGTACAGGTCTCTCCTGGAGTGCTCGCGGGGGAATACGTCCTCAAGGCGGTACTGGCTTCCGGAGGGCACGGGGCCGTGTACGAGGCGGAACACCGCATCCTCGGCCGGCGCGCCGCGGTGAAGGTGTTGCATCCGCACCTGACGGATCAAGGCGAGATGTTGCAACGCTTCGTGCGCGAGGCGCGGGTCGTCAATCAGATCCGCCACCCGCATATCGTCGACGTGTACGACTTCGGCATGCTGCCGGATGGCAGTCCTTATTATGTCATGGAGCTGCTGCCAGGCCGCACGCTCAGCCAGCTGCTGCACGAGCGGGGACGCCTGTCGCCGGAGCGGGCACTCGCCTTCCTCGAGCCGGTGTGCGAGGCGTTGGAAGCGGCCCATCGCGCGGGCGTGGTGCATCGGGATCTCAAGGCGAGCAACGTGGCCGTGGTGTCCGAGGGCGAGCCCCCGGTGGTGAAGCTGCTCGACTTCGGCATCGCCAAGTTCATCCACCCCGAGCCGGGCCAGGAGGGGCTGACGATCGCCGGCCAGCGCCTGGGCACCTCGCAGGCCATGGCGCCCGAGCAGTTCCGCAGCGGCAGCATCGGCCCCACCACGGACGTGTACGCGCTGGGCGTGCTGCTCTACCAGATGCTCACCGGCCACTACCCCTTCCAGTCCGATGACCGGCTGGAGGTGGAGCGCATGCACCTGGAGGCTCCCCCGCCACGGCCGAGCACCGAGGCGCCCGTGCCGCCCGCGGTGGACGCGGTGGTGTTGCGCTGCCTGGAGAAGGAGGCCGAGCACCGCTACCCGGACGTGGACTCCTTCCGCACCGCGCTGCGCGAGGCGGTGTTGCCCGCGTCCACCACCCGGCTCACCGCCATCAGCCGCAGCGTGCGCGCCTTCGCCCTGCATGCCGAGGTGGTGATCGAAGAGGGCGCCGAGGACGACGCCGCCTACACCACCGTCTCCGAGGTGCTCGACGGGCTCGAGCAGGACCTGCGCGCCGCGGGCTTCGTGCTCGCCGTGCAGACCGGCATGGCGCTGCTGGGGGTGCGTCCGCTCGACGAGCCGCCGCGCACGGGCGCGCGCGAGTTGCTGGAGACGGCGCACCAGCTCCACGAGCGGGCCCAGGCCCGCGCCCGAGGCACCCGCGTGAGCGTGCGCGCCTGCGTCCACGTGGGCCAGGTGGATGCCCGGCGCGGCCCCGAGGGCATCGACATCACCGGCGGTCCCCTGGCGGACATCGCCGGCTGGGTGGTGCGCGACACGAACGGGTTGGGCATCACCCCCGCGGCCGCGCGCGCCTGA
- a CDS encoding ATP-binding protein has protein sequence MLMKMVDDLTMCGGPAKPLAAAESACLILTSTTTPAAIGKVFRIEAGEHVLGRGADAGFQINDHGVSRRHARITRTPEGGFHLADLGSTNGTYLNGVRIASAELHEGDRVQIGTVTVLRFSMRELVEQGEEQLRQALSAARVGIWDWNAVTGAVTWSEQVDRLLGLPVGSLSGRPTDLGEVVQPGDLKRVREALAVALAQRAHLDVEYRIEVSGARGRWLSCKGDVLCDETGAPVRITGTVMDITERKLAEQELRRQALIFESLCEGVVITDRGGRIIDWNASAEKMFGRGKAEALGQTLSALLHPGQEDKRTGEVLAALEAQGRWTGELDFQRPDGTQCSCESVVAPLRDAEGRTIAHILVHRDTTERRLLQSRLQVADRLASVGTLGAGVAHEINNPLAYMLVNLHLVSERLERFKQSAVGTEVEPLQQVVRETVEGAERIASIVRDLKTFARGQQEDKLGPVEASKAVELACKMADNVIKHRARLVTQFEPVPAVQGSESRLCQVFLNLLLNAAHAIPEGDAQEHEIRVVIRSHGASEVVVEVRDTGVGMTPEVRARVFDPFFTTKPVGEGTGLGLSICHGIIDSMGGRIGVDSTPGRGSTFRVFLGIAGTPMEARSEPEPLPTVGRARILVVDDEPYVTRALQRSLSPEHEVATVNGARAALKLLDQGNRYDLILCDVMMPGMTGMDLYAELNRSAPDQAQRVVFMTGGAFTPRALSFLQEVPNPKLSKPLDMRQLRALVGRSSQLQGSASNDAASPPVALLQGGAR, from the coding sequence ATGCTCATGAAGATGGTGGACGACCTCACGATGTGCGGAGGGCCGGCGAAGCCACTCGCCGCCGCGGAGAGCGCATGCCTCATCCTCACCAGCACCACCACCCCGGCGGCCATCGGCAAGGTCTTCCGCATCGAGGCGGGCGAGCACGTGCTCGGACGGGGCGCGGACGCGGGCTTTCAAATCAATGACCATGGGGTGTCGCGCCGGCACGCGCGCATCACCCGCACGCCCGAGGGCGGCTTCCACCTGGCGGACCTCGGCTCCACCAACGGCACCTACCTCAATGGCGTGCGCATCGCGTCCGCCGAGCTGCACGAGGGGGACCGGGTGCAGATCGGCACCGTGACGGTGCTGCGCTTCTCCATGCGCGAGCTGGTGGAGCAGGGCGAGGAGCAGTTGCGCCAGGCGCTGAGCGCGGCGCGCGTGGGCATCTGGGATTGGAACGCGGTGACGGGCGCGGTGACGTGGAGCGAGCAGGTGGACAGGCTCCTGGGTCTGCCGGTCGGTTCGCTGTCGGGCAGGCCCACGGACCTGGGCGAGGTGGTGCAGCCGGGGGATTTGAAGCGGGTGCGCGAGGCGCTCGCCGTGGCGCTCGCCCAGCGCGCGCACCTGGACGTGGAGTACCGCATCGAGGTGTCGGGCGCGCGCGGCCGGTGGTTGTCGTGCAAGGGCGACGTGCTGTGCGACGAGACGGGCGCGCCCGTGCGCATCACCGGCACGGTGATGGACATCACCGAGCGCAAGCTGGCCGAGCAGGAGCTGCGCCGTCAGGCGCTCATCTTCGAGAGCCTGTGCGAGGGCGTGGTCATCACGGACAGGGGCGGGCGCATCATCGACTGGAACGCGAGCGCGGAGAAGATGTTCGGCCGGGGCAAGGCCGAGGCGCTCGGTCAGACGCTCTCGGCGCTCCTGCATCCGGGGCAGGAGGACAAGCGCACGGGCGAGGTGCTCGCGGCGCTGGAGGCGCAGGGGCGGTGGACGGGGGAGCTGGACTTCCAGCGGCCCGACGGCACGCAGTGCTCGTGCGAGTCCGTGGTGGCGCCGCTGCGCGACGCGGAGGGGCGGACCATCGCGCACATCCTCGTGCACCGCGACACCACCGAGCGCCGGCTGTTGCAGAGCCGCCTGCAGGTGGCCGATCGGCTCGCGTCGGTGGGCACGCTGGGCGCGGGCGTGGCGCACGAAATCAACAATCCGCTGGCCTACATGCTCGTCAACCTGCACCTGGTGTCCGAGCGTCTGGAGCGCTTCAAGCAATCGGCGGTGGGCACCGAGGTGGAGCCGCTGCAGCAGGTGGTGCGCGAGACGGTGGAGGGCGCCGAGCGCATCGCCTCCATCGTGCGGGATTTGAAGACGTTCGCCCGTGGCCAGCAGGAGGACAAGCTGGGGCCGGTGGAAGCGAGCAAGGCGGTGGAGCTGGCGTGCAAGATGGCGGACAACGTCATCAAGCACCGGGCCCGGCTGGTGACGCAGTTCGAGCCGGTGCCGGCGGTGCAGGGCAGCGAGTCGCGCCTGTGCCAGGTGTTCCTCAACCTGCTGCTCAACGCGGCGCATGCCATCCCCGAGGGGGACGCGCAGGAGCATGAAATCCGCGTCGTCATCCGCTCCCATGGCGCGAGCGAGGTGGTGGTGGAGGTGCGCGACACGGGCGTGGGCATGACGCCCGAGGTGCGCGCGCGCGTCTTCGATCCCTTCTTCACCACCAAGCCCGTGGGCGAGGGGACGGGACTGGGGTTGTCCATCTGCCACGGCATCATCGACTCGATGGGGGGCCGTATCGGCGTGGACAGCACGCCCGGCAGGGGCAGCACCTTCCGCGTGTTCCTCGGGATCGCGGGCACGCCCATGGAGGCGCGCTCGGAGCCGGAGCCCCTGCCCACGGTGGGCCGGGCGCGCATCCTCGTGGTGGACGACGAGCCGTACGTGACGCGGGCGTTGCAGCGCTCGCTGTCGCCCGAGCACGAGGTGGCCACCGTCAACGGGGCGCGCGCCGCGCTCAAGCTGCTCGATCAAGGCAACCGCTACGATCTCATCCTCTGTGACGTGATGATGCCGGGGATGACGGGCATGGACCTGTACGCCGAGCTCAACCGCAGCGCGCCGGACCAGGCCCAGCGCGTGGTCTTCATGACGGGCGGGGCCTTCACCCCACGCGCGTTGAGCTTCCTGCAGGAGGTGCCCAACCCGAAGCTCAGCAAGCCGTTGGATATGCGCCAGCTCCGGGCCCTGGTGGGCCGCTCCTCCCAGTTGCAGGGCTCCGCGTCCAATGACGCGGCGAGTCCGCCGGTGGCCCTGCTCCAGGGCGGTGCGAGGTGA
- a CDS encoding OPT/YSL family transporter, translated as MSERQADRAREEASRPSSPESPLQTVAPEPSAPAEWTPRAWLVGLGIGAMLAVTNVYMGLKTGLWESGCLMSALLAFGGLSLLSWRGAPPSPLETNLAQTTAVSVGAMPASAGLIGAVPALALLGTQPPGWAAAAWGVGLGALGVLFAYLSRRRLLEEEALPFPTGVATSQLISTLHSTGSAYAERARGLWVSGVLSAALTWLRDARGVIPGASLLPASVRVGGVGADRLLLGVGWTPMLLGIGVLAGPQVGLSLLLGSALTWGGVAPWLVHTGKASAEYSELSSWLLWPGVGLMVGASATSLLSQLRALPAMVGDMRALGAHREGWESTVSRGVGRAVLPVILLCLLAGTWAFGLSPLELLLALGVTFPLCVVCARATGQSDIAPISHVGQLTQVGFGAVAPGREGLNIAAGAVVSGAASHTSASLWSLQAGRLLGASASRQFLAQLSGLLWGAAVAVPAYLVLVSVYGLESSVLPVPTARQFKAVAQLTSQGLAGLPPGSALAMGGAFLAGGLLSVVGSRERWARVLPSAAAMGIGFFVPAYYAVTICLGSLMVSAVGRLRPSALQSVQAVGSGAILGETLLGVLIAVLIASGLMAPPG; from the coding sequence GTGAGCGAGCGACAGGCGGATCGCGCGCGAGAGGAAGCCTCGCGTCCGTCCTCCCCGGAGTCCCCGCTCCAGACCGTTGCACCGGAGCCCTCCGCGCCGGCCGAGTGGACGCCGCGCGCGTGGCTGGTGGGCCTGGGCATTGGCGCGATGCTCGCCGTCACCAATGTCTACATGGGACTGAAGACGGGCCTCTGGGAGTCCGGGTGCCTGATGTCGGCGCTGCTGGCCTTCGGGGGCCTGTCGTTGCTCTCCTGGCGCGGCGCCCCACCGTCGCCCCTGGAGACGAACCTCGCCCAGACGACCGCGGTCTCGGTGGGGGCGATGCCCGCGAGCGCGGGGCTGATCGGCGCGGTACCCGCGCTGGCGCTGCTGGGCACGCAACCTCCCGGCTGGGCGGCGGCGGCGTGGGGCGTGGGGCTGGGTGCGCTGGGCGTGCTCTTCGCCTACCTGTCGCGACGGCGGCTGTTGGAGGAGGAGGCGCTGCCGTTTCCCACCGGGGTGGCCACCTCGCAGCTCATCTCCACGCTACACTCCACGGGCTCGGCCTACGCGGAGCGGGCACGGGGCTTGTGGGTGAGTGGCGTGCTCTCCGCGGCGCTCACCTGGCTGAGGGACGCGCGCGGGGTGATTCCCGGGGCGTCGTTGCTGCCGGCGAGCGTGCGGGTGGGTGGGGTGGGCGCGGATCGCCTGCTGCTGGGGGTGGGGTGGACGCCGATGCTGCTGGGCATTGGCGTGCTCGCGGGTCCCCAGGTGGGCTTGAGCCTGTTGCTGGGCTCGGCGCTGACCTGGGGGGGGGTGGCGCCCTGGCTCGTCCACACCGGGAAGGCGTCGGCCGAGTACAGCGAGCTGTCCTCCTGGCTGTTGTGGCCGGGCGTGGGGTTGATGGTGGGGGCGTCGGCCACGTCGCTGCTGTCCCAGTTGCGCGCGCTGCCGGCGATGGTGGGTGACATGCGGGCGCTCGGTGCGCACCGCGAGGGCTGGGAGTCCACGGTGAGCCGCGGGGTGGGGCGGGCGGTGCTTCCCGTCATCCTCCTGTGCCTGCTGGCGGGCACCTGGGCCTTCGGGTTGAGCCCGCTCGAGTTGCTGCTGGCGCTGGGGGTGACCTTCCCGCTGTGCGTGGTGTGTGCCCGGGCGACGGGACAGTCGGACATCGCGCCCATCAGCCATGTGGGCCAGCTCACGCAGGTGGGCTTCGGCGCGGTGGCGCCTGGGCGGGAGGGCCTCAACATCGCGGCCGGAGCGGTGGTGTCCGGGGCCGCGTCGCACACCAGCGCGAGCTTGTGGTCGCTCCAGGCGGGCCGGCTGCTGGGCGCCAGTGCCTCGCGCCAGTTCCTCGCGCAGTTGTCGGGTCTGCTGTGGGGCGCCGCGGTGGCCGTTCCCGCCTACCTCGTGCTGGTGTCGGTGTATGGGCTCGAGTCGAGCGTGCTGCCCGTGCCCACCGCGAGGCAGTTCAAGGCCGTGGCGCAGCTCACCTCCCAGGGCCTCGCGGGCCTGCCGCCCGGCTCCGCGCTGGCCATGGGCGGGGCCTTCCTCGCGGGCGGCCTGTTGTCGGTGGTGGGCTCGCGCGAGCGCTGGGCCCGGGTGCTGCCTTCGGCGGCGGCCATGGGCATCGGGTTCTTCGTGCCGGCCTACTACGCGGTGACGATCTGCCTGGGCTCCCTGATGGTCTCCGCCGTGGGCCGTCTGCGGCCCTCCGCGCTTCAGTCCGTGCAGGCGGTGGGCTCCGGAGCCATCCTCGGCGAGACGCTCCTGGGCGTGCTCATCGCGGTGCTGATCGCCTCCGGCCTCATGGCCCCGCCGGGGTGA